From Geobacter sp., one genomic window encodes:
- a CDS encoding type II toxin-antitoxin system RelE/ParE family toxin, with protein MVEIRKTEHFANWLDNLRDIQAKARVLVRIERLASGNAGDVKPVGEGVSEMRINYGPGYRVYFIQRGSELIILLAGGDKGSQSKDIKSAIQLAQNL; from the coding sequence ATGGTTGAAATCCGCAAAACCGAACATTTTGCCAACTGGCTTGACAACCTACGCGATATCCAAGCCAAGGCTCGTGTCCTTGTCAGGATTGAACGACTTGCCTCCGGGAATGCAGGAGACGTTAAGCCGGTCGGGGAGGGTGTCTCGGAAATGCGAATCAACTACGGTCCGGGTTATCGAGTTTATTTTATCCAACGCGGCAGCGAATTGATCATCCTTTTGGCCGGTGGCGATAAAGGTAGCCAGTCTAAGGACATTAAATCAGCAATTCAGCTTGCACAGAATCTATAG
- a CDS encoding FRG domain-containing protein, producing the protein MSSAIEHYTCTSAEDMLEKLRPTHELWRGTRQFWVFRGLWNDDFTLIPSALRSSPAAKLGYTFAPKKGVQPTNQEQIEAEFRRLHEFYWSIDAQGLLAPVDSNLLRTPKGWQQLEKKITSQGWPIDELLPLLALAQHYGVHTRLLDWSDKPLVAAYFAAKKAVEKASAQFLSVWALNLDWVANTAFPGGLNTSVYIVTAPHASNPNLHAQGGIFTTEMLTRTAFPKPVNCKPVNILIEKEWKALRCADPVMGHFKLPSSEARKLLRLLNQEGINAATIYPGYKGVADSLIERELWDIPERATYWMK; encoded by the coding sequence ATGTCGTCTGCCATAGAGCATTACACCTGCACGTCAGCAGAAGATATGCTGGAAAAACTGAGGCCCACACATGAACTCTGGCGGGGCACCCGCCAGTTCTGGGTATTCCGGGGGCTCTGGAACGACGATTTTACCCTCATCCCCAGCGCGTTGCGCAGTTCCCCTGCGGCAAAGCTCGGCTATACCTTTGCCCCGAAGAAAGGGGTCCAGCCGACCAACCAGGAGCAAATAGAAGCCGAGTTCCGAAGGCTGCACGAATTTTACTGGTCCATCGACGCCCAGGGGCTTCTTGCGCCTGTGGACAGCAACCTGCTCCGGACACCCAAAGGGTGGCAACAACTCGAAAAGAAGATCACGAGTCAGGGATGGCCGATCGATGAACTGCTGCCACTCCTTGCCCTGGCACAGCATTACGGCGTGCACACGCGTCTGTTGGACTGGAGCGACAAGCCGCTTGTCGCGGCGTATTTCGCGGCAAAGAAGGCTGTCGAGAAGGCCAGCGCACAATTCCTCAGTGTATGGGCCCTGAATCTCGACTGGGTAGCAAACACGGCATTTCCTGGCGGCTTAAACACGTCCGTTTACATAGTCACGGCGCCCCATGCCTCGAATCCCAACCTGCATGCCCAGGGTGGCATCTTTACAACGGAAATGCTTACCAGGACCGCATTCCCCAAACCGGTGAACTGCAAACCGGTGAACATCCTCATTGAAAAGGAATGGAAAGCCCTGCGTTGCGCGGACCCGGTAATGGGGCACTTCAAGCTGCCCAGTTCCGAGGCGAGGAAACTGCTTCGGTTGCTCAACCAGGAAGGGATAAACGCGGCAACAATCTATCCGGGCTACAAGGGGGTCGCTGATTCGCTGATCGAACGGGAACTGTGGGACATCCCCGAGCGGGCGACCTACTGGATGAAATAA
- a CDS encoding putative addiction module antidote protein, with the protein MPKTTTSRYDVAEHLRTPEEMAAYLEASFEEANGDAAFIAKALGDIARAKGMSQVARDAGLSRESLYKALSGERVPGFDTILKIISALGLKLHAEAR; encoded by the coding sequence ATGCCCAAAACAACAACCAGCCGATATGATGTTGCCGAACACCTCAGAACTCCGGAAGAAATGGCGGCCTATCTTGAAGCATCTTTCGAAGAGGCAAATGGCGATGCCGCTTTCATTGCCAAAGCCCTGGGCGACATAGCCCGTGCCAAGGGGATGTCTCAAGTGGCTCGTGATGCCGGTCTTTCTCGTGAAAGCCTCTATAAAGCCCTTTCAGGGGAGCGGGTTCCAGGATTTGATACGATTCTCAAAATTATTTCAGCGCTTGGCCTCAAACTGCATGCAGAAGCCAGGTAA